From the Oryza glaberrima chromosome 5, OglaRS2, whole genome shotgun sequence genome, one window contains:
- the LOC127774038 gene encoding pentatricopeptide repeat-containing protein At1g20230, producing MSTRSTTSSVLNFLRHVSFPPDPRLLPSALKSCSALRLARALHAAAAVAGISRDAFVASSLLHAYLRFGATADARSVLDGMPHRTVVGWSALIAAHASHGDAEGAWGLLERMRSDGVEPNVITWNGLVSGLNRSGRARDAVLALVRMHGEGFLPDATGVSCALSAVGDVGDVAVGEQLHGYVVKAGCRLDACVATALIDMYGKCGRADEIVRVFDESSHMDVASCNALVAGLSRNAQVSEALRLFREFVGRGIELNVVSWTSIVACCVQNGRDLEAVDLFREMQSEGIEPNSVTIPCVLPAFANIAALMHGRSAHCFSLRKGFHHDIYVGSALVDMYAKCGRVRDARMIFEAMPYRNVVSWNAMIGGYAMHGEAENAVRLFRSMQSSKEKPDLVTFTCVLGACSQAGWTEEGRSYFNEMQHKHGISPRMEHYSCMVTLLGRAGKLDDAYDIINQMPFEPDGCIWGSLLGSCRVHGNVVLAEVAAENLFQLEPENAGNYVLLSNIYASKKMWDGVNRLRDMMKTVGLKKEKGCSWIEIKNKVHMLLAGDSSHPMLAAITEKLKHLTMEMRRLGFAPSTDYVLHDVEEQEKDDILSVHSEKLAVALGLISTSHGTPLQVIKNLRICGDCHEAMKFISSFERREIYVRDTNRFHHFKDGKCSCADYW from the coding sequence aTGTCCACCCGCTCCACCACCAGCTCCGTCCTCAACTTCCTACGCCACGTCTCCTTCCCGCCGGAcccgcgcctcctcccctccgcgctcAAGTCATGCTCGGCGCTgcgcctcgcccgcgccctgcacgcggccgccgccgtcgcgggcaTCTCGCGGGACGCCTTCGTCGCGTCCTCGCTCCTCCACGCCTACCTCCGCTTCGGCGCCACGGCCGACGCCCGCAGCGTGCTCGACGGAATGCCGCACAGGACCGTCGTGGGCTGGAGCGCGCTCATTGCCGCTCACGCCTCTCACGGGGACGCCGAGGGAGCGTGGGGGCTCCTCGAGCGGATGCGGAGCGATGGCGTCGAGCCGAATGTGATCACCTGGAACGGGCTTGTCTCCGGGCTGAACCGGAGCGGGCGCGCACGGGACGCGGTCCTGGCGCTTGTGAGGATGCACGGGGAAGGGTTCTTGCCTGACGCGACCGGAGTCTCGTGTGCGCTATCTGCGGTTGGGGATGTTGGAGATGTCGCTGTCGGTGAGCAGCTCCATGGGTATGTGGTGAAGGCCGGGTGCAGGTTGGATGCTTGTGTGGCCACTGCGCTCATCGACATGTATGGCAAGTGCGGACGAGCTGATGAGATAGTCCGGGTGTTTGATGAGTCAAGCCATATGGATGTTGCCTCTTGCAATGCCCTCGTCGCCGGGCTGTCACGGAATGCTCAAGTCTCTGAGGCTTTAAGGTTGTTCAGGGAGTTTGTCGGCAGAGGGATTGAGTTGAATGTTGTTTCCTGGACCTCGATTGTAGCTTGTTGTGTGCAGAATGGAAGGGATCTGGAAGCCGTTGATCTTTTCAGGGAGATGCAGTCAGAAGGAATCGAGCCAAATTCAGTTACAATACCGTGCGTGCTGCCAGCTTTTGCAAATATTGCAGCTCTGATGCATGGTCGTTCTGCACACTGTTTTTCTCTTAGGAAGGGCTTTCATCATGACATTTATGTGGGGAGTGCTTTGGTGGACATGTACGCCAAGTGTGGCAGGGTCAGGGATGCAAGGATGATCTTTGAAGCAATGCCATATAGGAATGTGGTTTCATGGAATGCAATGATTGGTGGCTATGCTATGCATGGAGAGGCTGAGAATGCTGTGCGGTTGTTCCGATCCATGCAAAGTTCCAAAGAGAAGCCTGACCTAGTCACCTTCACTTGTGTCCTTGGTGCCTGCAGCCAAGCTGGCTGGACAGAGGAGGGGCGTAGTTACTTTAATGAAATGCAGCACAAGCATGGAATTTCTCCGAGGATGGAGCACTACTCATGTATGGTTACTCTGCTTGGTCGGGCTGGTAAGCTTGATGATGCGTATGATATCATAAATCAGATGCCGTTTGAGCCAGACGGTTGTATTTGGGGGTCATTGCTGGGCTCTTGCAGGGTTCATGGAAATGTGGTCCTTGCTGAGGTTGCAGCAGAAAATCTATTTCAACTAGAGCCAGAAAATGCTGGTAATTATGTCCTGCTTTCCAACATTTATGCATCCAAGAAAATGTGGGATGGGGTCAATAGGCTGAGGGATATGATGAAGACTGTAGggttgaagaaagaaaaaggctgTAGTTGGATAGAGATCAAGAACAAGGTACACATGTTGTTGGCTGGTGATAGTTCACACCCCATGTTGGCTGCAATAACTGAGAAGCTAAAACACCTTACTATGGAGATGAGGAGGCTAGGCTTTGCACCAAGTACAGATTATGTCCTACATGATGTGGAAGAGCAAGAAAAGGATGATATCCTTTCTGTGCACAGTGAGAAGTTGGCTGTAGCATTGGGCCTTATAAGCACAAGTCATGGAACACCCCTTCAGGTGATAAAGAATCTTCGGATTTGTGGTGACTGCCATGAAGCAATGAAGTTCATATCATCTTTCGAGAGGAGGGAGATATATGTTAGAGACACCAACCGATTTCATCACTTCAAGGATGGAAAATGTTCATGCGCAGACTATTGGTGA
- the LOC127774039 gene encoding uncharacterized protein LOC127774039 encodes MKLEPQLAITMELGRSSDPNISLQSRRHSYLQEIRSLAVDSAGGWSPSSSSRSARSSSYYSSSKSSSSRHRYAPYSISSSRRLARLEDKGPRDIARRMVRDGFMGKLIGEFGRAPRPALERWFSELDVGWVLRSALEKEKSELALDKLYDLAVQRWTRGFTMMAEALSATQRHLQEEGRSTAQVDRDDDLRLVRFVEATVCKMLAFANSLVAVADKTWNPMNKLSGLMNVRSCISHASEIIMLSLKKETLWLPDSDEMLQGLLNKTSNIFSTAKDNLGQAIQRMANDAEAVTPVLSGMHSWETFPQSAEIHKATHLIMGYARLFWGHIDELNSILGQCWPHRILKCDIIEQMISNLIDHLEKKSESFSDPILRYLFLLNNSYFIQDQYIAITGYSLPSDSKIGIKYCDYQNCYLNVSWDTVLSCLHIKMTTLWFSKPSQLARFKSEFQRTCRHQKLWKVPNPELRRSLRKAIIDKVITGPTGYRTYLEAHPEQEKCGSNQQDMEDMVNELFEG; translated from the coding sequence ATGAAGCTGGAGCCACAGCTGGCGATCACGATGGAGTTGGGTCGTAGCAGCGATCCTAACATTTCCCTGCAGTCACGGAGACACAGCTACCTGCAGGAGATCCGAAGCTTGGCCGTCGACTCGGCCGGCgggtggtcgccgtcgtcgtcgtctcggtCGGCGAGATCCAGTAGTTACTACAGCAGCAGTAAGTCAAGCAGCTCTCGTCATCGCTACGCCCCTTACTCCATCTCATCTTCCCGGAGGTTGGCAAGACTTGAAGACAAAGGCCCTCGCGATATTGCGCGGCGGATGGTCCGCGACGGCTTCATGGGCAAGCTGATCGGGGAGTTCGGCCGGGCGCCCAGACCTGCTCTGGAGAGGTGGTTCTCCGAGCTCGACGTCGGCTGGGTACTCCGGTCGGcgctggagaaggagaagagcgaGCTGGCCTTGGATAAGCTGTACGATCTTGCCGTGCAGAGGTGGACACGAGGATTCACCATGATGGCCGAAGCGCTCAGCGCCACGCAGCGCCATCTCCAGGAAGAGGGCCGTTCGACCGCCCAAGTCGACCGGGACGACGACCTTCGACTGGTGCGGTTCGTTGAGGCGACCGTCTGCAAGATGCTTGCCTTTGCCAATTCCCTAGTCGCCGTGGCCGATAAAACCTGGAATCCAATGAACAAGCTCTCGGGCCTCATGAACGTGCGCAGCTGCATCTCCCACGCGTCTGAAATCATCATGCTCTCCTTGAAGAAGGAGACCCTCTGGCTACCAGATTCGGACGAAATGCTGCAAGGCCTGCTCAACAAGACCAGCAATATTTTCTCGACTGCAAAAGATAATTTGGGTCAGGCCATACAAAGGATGGCAAACGATGCTGAAGCTGTTACTCCTGTCTTGAGTGGCATGCATTCCTGGGAAACTTTCCCGCAGAGTGCAGAAATCCACAAGGCTACTCACTTAATTATGGGCTATGCAAGACTATTTTGGGGACACATTGACGAGCTCAACTCCATACTAGGCCAATGTTGGCCTCATCGCATCCTAAAATGCGACATCATTGAGCAAATGATCAGCAACTTAATAGATCATCTGGAGAAGAAATCAGAGTCGTTCTCAGACCCTATCCTGAGGTACTTGTTCTTGCTTAACAATTCCTACTTCATACAAGATCAGTATATTGCAATCACCGGTTACAGCCTTCCATCTGACTCGAAAATAGGGATCAAATATTGCGACTACCAAAATTGCTATCTCAATGTCTCCTGGGATACAGTGCTATCTTGCCTGCACATTAAGATGACAACGCTCTGGTTTTCTAAACCCTCGCAGCTAGCAAGATTCAAATCGGAATTTCAGAGAACATGCAGACATCAGAAGCTATGGAAGGTTCCGAACCCTGAGCTCAGGAGGAGCCTGCGAAAAGCTATCATTGACAAGGTTATTACTGGTCCTACTGGATACAGAACATACCTGGAGGCCCATCCAGAGCAGGAGAAATGCGGCAGTAATCAACAGGACATGGAAGACATGGTGAACGAGCTTTTTGAAGGATGA
- the LOC127774795 gene encoding uncharacterized protein LOC127774795: MARMLETVSEMESTEAADNSSLPSWRWSYSYLEKIRCMSTGGGSSSRSVRSSNYSSASSTASSARPRYVPCYDDADFVTYSFQRAVGLGAPGPARDIADQMVRDGFVGSLVSEFSRASGSGPALDRWFSELDVSCVLRNDQEEEATGSLVGRWARALTVMARALIATLQDQDMPSSDHEPQDNLTGRLCQLGRLMEASFSKIQLAQFAQATFSKMLAFANALADKPWTRPTDKFSGLMQLRICINDVSDILVPLYNEVFLLADYSKEIIESIVKEIDDAFSTTMDNLGRAILMMTTDALSPPSGPFPENAEIHKATLLAVNYAILFWGYHSVLEAILLDNGDLFGNCSWYSEKLVVERLIVQIITNLQDELEKKSNLFSDHSLRYLFLLNNSYVVQYQFLVPSDYSPPSEIKFHYEQYQKEYMRASWEPVLSCLHDKMPPCFPKLSSHSELSRFELEFEKTCSHQKLWKVPLPNLRQSLRETIIDKIITGYKKYMEDHPEQEKCGRDPLDMEGMVNDLFEG; the protein is encoded by the coding sequence ATGGCGCGAATGCTTGAGACCGTGTCGGAGATGGAGAGCACCGAGGCGGCCGATAACTCGTCCCTGCCATCATGGAGATGGAGCTACAGCTACCTGGAGAAGATCCGGTGCATGTCCACGGGTGGCGGGTCGTCGTCTCGCTCAGTGAGATCCAGTAACTACAGCAGCGCGTCAAGCACCGCGTCCAGTGCGCGTCCTAGGTACGTCCCCTGCTACGATGATGCTGATTTCGTGACCTACTCCTTCCAGAGGGCAGTAGGACTTGGAGCCCCCGGACCTGCTCGAGATATCGCGGACCAGATGGTCCGCGACGGATTCGTGGGCAGCTTGGTGAGTGAGTTCAGCCGGGCATCCGGATCCGGCCCTGCGCTGGACAGGTGGTTCTCAGAACTGGACGTCAGCTGTGTACTCCGTAAtgatcaggaggaggaggcgaccggGAGCCTGGTGGGGAGGTGGGCGCGAGCTCTCACTGTGATGGCGCGCGCGCTGATCGCCACGCTCCAGGACCAGGACATGCCTTCTTCTGATCATGAGCCGCAGGACAACCTCACCGGCCGACTCTGCCAACTCGGGCGGCTTATGGAGGCGAGTTTCTCCAAGATCCAACTTGCACAGTTCGCGCAGGCGACTTTCTCCAAGATGCTTGCCTTTGCCAACGCCCTCGCTGATAAGCCTTGGACGCGGCCAACGGACAAGTTCTCGGGGCTCATGCAACTCCGCATCTGCATCAACGACGTCTCAGATATCCTCGTCCCGCTGTACAATGAGGTTTTCTTACTAGCTGATTATTCAAAAGAAATAATTGAAAGCATAGTAAAGGAGATCGATGATGCTTTCTCGACTACAATGGATAACCTGGGTAGAGCCATATTGATGATGACGACGGACGCCTTGAGCCCCCCGAGTGGACCATTTCCGGAGAATGCAGAAATCCACAAGGCTACTCTGTTAGCTGTCAACTATGCAATATTGTTTTGGGGATACCATAGCGTGCTGGAGGCCATCCTACTTGATAATGGCGATTTGTTTGGTAATTGCAGTTGGTATTCTGAGAAGCTAGTAGTAGAAAGATTGATTGTGCAAATTATAACCAACTTGCAGGATGAGCTCGAGAAGAAATCCAATTTGTTCTCTGACCATAGCCTGAGATATCTGTTCTTGCTTAACAATTCCTACGTCGTACAATATCAGTTTCTTGTACCCAGCGACTACAGCCCTCCATCGGAAATAAAGTTCCACTATGAGCAGTACCAAAAAGAGTATATGCGTGCCTCCTGGGAACCTGTTCTGTCTTGCCTACACGATAAGATGCCACCGTGCTTCCCTAAGCTCTCATCGCATTCGGAGCTGTCAAGATTCGAGTTGGAATTTGAGAAAACATGCAGTCATCAGAAGCTGTGGAAGGTCCCGCTTCCGAATCTTAGGCAGAGCCTGCGAGAAACCATCATTGATAAGATCATTACTGGATACAAAAAGTACATGGAGGACCATCCAGAGCAGGAGAAATGCGGCAGAGATCCACTGGACATGGAAGGCATGGTGAATGATCTATTTGAAGGATGA